A window of Periophthalmus magnuspinnatus isolate fPerMag1 chromosome 21, fPerMag1.2.pri, whole genome shotgun sequence genomic DNA:
CCGAAAGCACAACTGCCTATCATGGAGAAACATCCGGGCTCCCTGGAGATCCACATTTTCCTTCTGAGCCAGTCGGATGGGGCTGTCAGCTAAAGCAGGAATGCAAAGAGGCAAGAGACTTTAAAGTGTGCACTACTGGGATTCAGGGACCCTTTATGGTCATAGGGTCTGAGAGTAGTAAAGGTATAGAATGTGGCCAGAACATTCAATTGAgtacccacagactgtataaagaagtggactaagagagtatgacgtcacccgtagAGTTCTGCTCCAgtaaaataaagctcattgaAGTAAAGAGCCActccagagccaggctgttgaaggtaacgcccctttccggcCGCACTGCAGGGAGTTGGTGCTTCGCaacgctgccaatcaaacctgttactaatgctAGTCAGatcgacctctgggaaagaaggcacctgatttgtctgttattaatgttcatatcttgatttaaggacacaacagtgaaataaaaacaccaggatcatatagagaaggttaatacgaacattttaagaccaaaatgacaagcctgacagcagcagttacagaaagagggtcagtcattttaaatgtattattatttattatttaatagatggagccggaagtgcgcccatgatcacttcctatttggaacgcagcggctaacaggttagctacgtctatttatatatacagtttatgtgaGCACCACACCAAACTTGTTACTAAACGTAAAAGAAACCTAAAATCATCTCAAAACAAACTTAAGCTAAAACAAAGTCCTGTTTGTATACACTGCCAAAAACATGCAGGAGGGTCGCCTctcccagatctgacctggaacttggcccacttttaatgctatacattgcaggcaaagaaataagccggtggtggaccctctaccagaaaggttacattgtgtacctttaaataccTGCAACTACCTATTCTAGCCTAGCAAATCACATTTCACTTTAATATCCAATGTACTGCCCTTTAGTCATAAAACACAGTATCCCATGTGAACAGTTACCAACAGAGCAGCTGAGACATGCGGGTGATGAGGTCCCCAGTGGATATGAGTGGACAAGGGCATAATCATGCACCAGAAGTCTGCCTCTGCCACTCACTGCACTCTGTGATGGAGAGTGACAGGGTTTAGAGTGAGCCCAATACACAGGCACCTCTCTGACCCACCTGTACGAGGATATGCTCATGACAGGTCAATGTTATTCCAGCACTAACACAATACTGAATGAAAATATGCTTTGACAACAGAAGTTCTGTGTTCAAAAGGTGCTATTGCTATACACCAAGACTCCACTCCCAAGCCGGGCAGGGGCCTTTCTGAGTGGCGTTCCCTCTCCTTTTGTCTGGCTGGATTTTCTCCGGGTACTTCAGTTTAAGttatcaacctaaaacatgtgCAAcaagtaaaatcctccagctaaggttgtCCTTATCATGGCCagctcaagatctagagatgCATCTCCTGGCACTGCACTATGATCGCTcatgctcctgacaggttgccccatgGTACTGAAGGATGTCCGAAATTCAGacaaatgggaaaaatgaagtacaatattgttattgtgttattggGCAAGACAACTAACCCAtctgaaaaatgaatggatgatGGGAAGTGGTTGAAAAGGGCGTAGATTAGAGTGGTAGTCATGTCTCTGTTAGACTGCTCTTGTGTTGCTACTCAAAACATCCTGGAAAATATCAAAATCTTGTATAGGATAAACCATTGGTTTCAGCCTTCATTTCAACCTTATCTCAAAAGCATGTATTATTATAATAAGGGCTGTAACCATTCAATGCCAATAACATTCTGCTATAATCACCATAAATGATATATTATGGGTACTATGAATGGATACATATTGCATTGTGAAcctcaaatgaaactcatttgcattttttaagaaatttgactttttctgtTCTTTATAACTGATGAAActattataaattattttaaatgattagACTGATAAGTTCACATGAACTGATATCATCATATTAGTCGTTGTCAGGGATGTGCCACTGTGGCAGACAAGACATTATTTGGGGAGACGGTGCTGTGAATAGGGACATGCCCCAGGAGATTATAAAACAACTTTTTTAGTGAGCACAGATGTTTGTCGCAGTATTGTGTTACAAATACTATATGTATtaagtatgatttttttttatatttcataaagGAGGATGATAACAGTGTGATATTTATAAATTGCATGTGTGACACTAAACAATAGCATAATTTGTGTGTAGTGTGAAGTCTGCTGTGAGAGTATGAGGAATTTACATACAGTAGGCCAATAAACACAGCCTCTCAGCTCAGATGGGGAAACATGTTGATTTTGACCCCATTCTTTCAAACAAGCACAAACACACGTTTACAGAAGTGAACAGAATGTcactttaattaattattttgaagaaTTGCTGTTGTTGTAGCAAAAATATCTTTAATGATATTGTGACCTGATCCTTTAGTGTTGTGAGcttactgaaaaataaaactctaaTAGAAAGTGTGCAGTGTGAGCACCCATCTGATGGGCAGACAGCAAAGGAGCACCAGAAACATGACGCATGAGAGCCTGAGCTAACCTCTGCCATGTATCAATCCGATCACGTGACTTTGTGTGTCTGGCTAACTGCAGCCGACACTACAGACTCATCTCACTCAGCAATCTACTGGATTGTACCACTGTGTTAATTAAAACATGGCTCCTCTTATGCAGAGGCTGGTCTCAGGCATGTGTGCTCCCCTTCAGTGTACAGTGATGCACTGAGCTGTGCCTCTGCAGAGCAGAGCCCTGGGTATTCCCAGCTTCTTTCACTCAGGTTGCAGCATCCACCAGCAGACACTTTAGGAGGCTATAGATTCATGGGATGTGGATAGTGGTGATGTGGGTCACcatttgagagcttttgctgTTCCATATTGGCCTGCATGAGGTTTGCATTTGTCACTGCAGTGACATTGAGAATAACAGCAGGATTCAGGCACAGTAAGTGCATTGTTAGACTAAAGGACACAGTAATGCACTATATTATTACAGTATTGTTATAGTATAGTATGCACTGAGAAGCACACCCTTCCCACTGAGACAGTTAGATGAGGCCAAGGCTCGTCCTCGGATTGCAGGGCCCCAGAGGACAGCCTGCTGTGTGGAAATCTGTTGTCTGAATGAAtgactgttgttttgtttgactGACCTTTTGACTCTTATGATCTGGTCTCGCATGGGCTTTATGTCCTGAAAGCTCTGCTGGTTGACCAGGCTGTAGACCAGAATGAACCCTTGTCCGTTTTTGATGTACAAGTCCCGCATGGAGGCGAACTGCTCGGTGCCGGCGGTGTCCAGGATCTCCAGGACCGAGGGAGACGAGTCCACCTCGATCTCCTTGCGGTAAAAATCCTCTATAGTGGGGTCGTACTTCTCAATGAACGTCCCGGTGACAAACTGCACGGTGAGGGCGGATTTTCCGACCCCACCGCTGCCCAGGACCACCACTTTATACTCGCGCATTGTGGATGAAATAAACGTGGTGCGGTTTCATCAATCTCCACGCGTCATTGAAAGAAACCCCGAATGCTCGTTTTTACATTCACCACTGGCAGCCCATTTTGAACAGATGGAGAATAACAGAGTTGCTTGCCGCTGATCAGCAATGGCAGAGCACAAAGAGTCGCTGCCCCAAGATGGATTTCATTGTAGAAATTCTCCCATGCAGGCCACACACTGACAGCTACACGGACACCAGGAGGACCGCGACTGTCCCAAACGCGCACGGCGAGCTGCTCAAATACGACTCAACGTTGAGGATGTTGGCTTTCATCTGCTTAGCTCACCCTTCTATCTGCacgaggaaaaaaacaaacttgctcCATCGAGGACAAACGCTGGGATGGCCACAGGAACGAGCGCTACGAGCGAGACGTGGAGCTGAAGGCCGCTGCGTAAAAACAGCTCCAAAGCAAACTAGTAGCACACTTGTCCGGAGAACTTGCGTCTCTTTGTTTC
This region includes:
- the LOC117389627 gene encoding ras-related protein Rap-2a, which produces MREYKVVVLGSGGVGKSALTVQFVTGTFIEKYDPTIEDFYRKEIEVDSSPSVLEILDTAGTEQFASMRDLYIKNGQGFILVYSLVNQQSFQDIKPMRDQIIRVKRYEKVPVILVGNKVDLESEREVSSSEGQALAEEWGCPFMETSAKSKTMVDELFAEIVRQMDYAAQPDKDDPCCSSCNIQ